The following proteins are encoded in a genomic region of Aquella oligotrophica:
- a CDS encoding YfgM family protein has product MAHFDLNEQERIDSLRYYWRIWGKYILTLVAVLVVAYIGSSFYQWYGKDHAEKAAVLYADFTTALNEKNNQKAIASANKLIEALPNTEYTPMAALQAAKLAVDQKDYSTAIKFLNWTKDSAKDKSMQSIATLRLAAIYVDQGKFDKARELLRTKHDLAFDGLFYEARGDMYIAMGDTNKARDAYKEGLQKAANDPSTQQVIQMKLDILGS; this is encoded by the coding sequence ATGGCACATTTTGATTTAAATGAACAGGAACGTATTGATAGTCTTCGCTATTATTGGCGAATTTGGGGTAAATATATCCTTACTTTGGTGGCGGTCTTAGTAGTTGCGTATATTGGTAGCTCTTTTTATCAGTGGTATGGTAAGGATCATGCTGAGAAAGCAGCTGTGCTTTATGCTGATTTTACTACTGCATTAAATGAAAAGAATAATCAGAAGGCTATAGCTTCTGCTAATAAGCTGATAGAAGCCCTTCCTAATACCGAATACACTCCGATGGCAGCCTTACAGGCAGCAAAGCTTGCGGTGGATCAGAAGGATTATTCTACAGCTATTAAGTTTCTTAATTGGACTAAAGATAGTGCCAAGGATAAGTCAATGCAGAGTATTGCTACTTTAAGGTTGGCTGCGATTTATGTTGATCAAGGAAAATTTGATAAAGCTCGTGAGTTATTGAGAACCAAACACGATTTAGCCTTTGATGGGCTATTTTATGAGGCTCGTGGAGATATGTATATTGCGATGGGTGATACCAATAAAGCTCGTGATGCATATAAAGAAGGATTGCAGAAAGCAGCGAATGATCCATCAACTCAGCAGGTAATTCAGATGAAACTAGATATCCTCGGGAGCTAG
- the hfq gene encoding RNA chaperone Hfq, whose product MSKQSINLQDPYLNSLRKEQIKVSIYLINGIKLTGIVSSFDQYVVVLRDNESTVNQLIYKHAISTIVPSRPFHNNSFDVEAAK is encoded by the coding sequence ATGTCTAAACAGTCAATTAATTTGCAGGATCCATACTTAAATAGTTTGCGCAAGGAGCAGATAAAGGTTTCAATTTATCTGATAAATGGGATAAAGTTAACAGGCATTGTATCTTCGTTTGATCAGTATGTGGTCGTACTTAGAGATAATGAAAGTACAGTAAACCAACTGATTTATAAACATGCGATTTCTACAATAGTACCATCCAGACCATTCCATAATAATAGTTTTGATGTGGAAGCAGCTAAATAA
- the der gene encoding ribosome biogenesis GTPase Der, which produces MKPIIALVGRPNVGKSTLFNRLTRSKDALVADYAGLTRDRHYGDGRIGHKPYILVDTGGFEPLIDSGVMYQMARQSEQAIYEADAVIFMVDGRNGVTPQDRLIANKLRMVDKPVYVAINKVEGVDKIIAVSDFYELGLDKMYPISASHGDGIHKLIDDVLRGFKNAAEEENANADRITFAVIGRPNVGKSTLVNTILGEERVIAFDEAGTTRDSIYIDFERNDEKFTIIDTAGIRRKGKVTEKLEKFSVLKAIKAISEAHVVVMVLDAHLDIAEQDATIVGYALEAGKSVVVAINKWDHLKEDERQRIKDDVKTKLHFLDFAKYNYISALYKKGINELIDSIRGAYHAAFLKLSTPKLSRILSEAVNRQPPAYKGNFRPKLRYAHQGGSNPPLIIIHGNSLHTIQKAYTKYLERSFRKVFDLTGTPLRIEYKNSDNPFENKK; this is translated from the coding sequence ATGAAGCCAATTATAGCTTTGGTTGGAAGACCAAATGTTGGCAAATCAACTTTATTTAATCGTCTAACCAGAAGTAAGGATGCTTTAGTTGCTGATTATGCAGGGCTTACTCGTGATCGACACTATGGTGATGGTAGGATTGGGCATAAACCATACATTCTCGTTGATACTGGTGGTTTTGAACCATTGATTGATAGTGGTGTGATGTACCAAATGGCTCGTCAATCTGAACAAGCTATTTATGAAGCCGATGCGGTTATATTTATGGTTGATGGGCGTAATGGGGTAACTCCACAAGATAGGCTTATTGCCAATAAGCTACGAATGGTTGATAAACCAGTTTATGTAGCAATCAATAAAGTTGAAGGCGTTGATAAAATAATCGCAGTTAGTGATTTTTATGAACTTGGGTTGGATAAGATGTATCCAATTTCTGCATCGCATGGTGATGGAATTCATAAGCTTATTGATGATGTTTTGCGTGGGTTCAAAAATGCTGCTGAGGAAGAAAATGCTAATGCCGATAGAATAACCTTTGCGGTTATTGGTCGACCGAATGTTGGTAAATCAACTCTAGTAAATACTATTCTTGGTGAAGAGCGAGTAATTGCTTTTGATGAAGCTGGAACTACCAGAGATAGTATCTATATTGATTTTGAACGCAATGATGAAAAATTTACGATTATTGATACAGCAGGTATCAGGCGCAAGGGAAAAGTTACCGAGAAATTGGAAAAGTTCTCGGTTTTAAAGGCGATTAAGGCAATCAGTGAAGCTCATGTCGTGGTGATGGTGCTAGATGCACATCTAGATATTGCCGAGCAAGATGCTACAATAGTTGGTTATGCTCTTGAAGCAGGTAAATCTGTAGTAGTAGCAATTAATAAATGGGATCATTTAAAGGAAGATGAGCGGCAGAGAATTAAGGATGATGTAAAAACTAAGCTTCATTTTCTTGATTTTGCCAAATATAATTATATTTCAGCATTATATAAAAAAGGTATAAATGAATTAATTGATTCTATTCGTGGCGCATATCATGCGGCGTTTCTTAAATTAAGTACGCCAAAATTAAGTCGGATACTCTCGGAAGCTGTTAATCGCCAACCTCCAGCATATAAAGGTAATTTTCGTCCGAAACTACGTTACGCACATCAGGGAGGATCAAATCCGCCATTGATAATTATACATGGTAATAGTTTACATACAATTCAAAAGGCATATACTAAATATCTGGAGCGTTCATTTCGAAAGGTCTTTGATTTGACTGGTACGCCGCTTCGAATTGAATATAAAAATAGTGATAATCCATTTGAAAATAAAAAATAA
- the ispG gene encoding flavodoxin-dependent (E)-4-hydroxy-3-methylbut-2-enyl-diphosphate synthase encodes MVIRHKTHNVQVGSINVGSSYPVVVQSMTNTDTEDAIATAIQIADLARAGSEVVRVTVNTIEAGRKIKEIKQRLGDMGINVPIVGDFHFNGHKILAEVPDCAKYLDKYRINPGNVGKGSKRDEQFASMINMAREYDKPVRIGVNWGSLDQDLLAQMLDNNARLQSPLSLEVVMQNALIESALQSAEKAIELGLPENKILLSCKVSQVQDLISVYRQLASKCKFPLHLGLTEAGIGTKGIVASTAALSILLQEGIGDTIRISLTPKPGESRTQEVIVAQEILQSMGLRSFVPVVTSCPGCGRTSSDYFQKLADKIQNYLREQMPIWRETYPGVETMKVAVMGCVVNGPGESKLANIGISLPGKDESPVAPVYIDGQKDVTLKGERIAEEFQVLVENYVKTRYGKLV; translated from the coding sequence ATGGTTATTAGACATAAAACCCATAATGTACAAGTTGGTAGTATAAATGTAGGAAGTTCTTATCCTGTAGTTGTTCAGTCAATGACAAATACCGATACTGAGGATGCAATTGCTACAGCCATTCAGATTGCTGATCTGGCGCGTGCAGGCTCTGAAGTTGTTAGGGTAACTGTAAATACTATTGAAGCTGGGCGCAAGATAAAAGAGATTAAACAACGATTGGGCGACATGGGAATAAATGTGCCAATAGTTGGTGATTTTCATTTTAATGGTCACAAAATCCTTGCTGAAGTTCCTGATTGTGCCAAATATCTCGATAAATATCGGATTAATCCCGGTAATGTAGGGAAGGGCAGCAAGCGGGATGAGCAGTTTGCATCGATGATAAATATGGCCCGAGAATATGATAAACCTGTCAGAATTGGTGTAAATTGGGGGTCTTTGGATCAAGATTTATTAGCGCAGATGCTTGATAATAATGCCCGGCTTCAAAGTCCTCTCTCGCTAGAAGTTGTAATGCAAAATGCTCTGATTGAATCTGCCCTACAGAGTGCTGAAAAAGCAATTGAATTGGGGCTTCCTGAAAATAAAATTTTGCTTTCGTGTAAAGTAAGTCAGGTTCAGGATTTAATAAGTGTTTATCGGCAATTAGCTAGTAAGTGTAAGTTCCCATTACATCTTGGTTTGACTGAGGCTGGAATTGGTACTAAAGGTATTGTTGCTTCAACGGCCGCCCTATCAATTCTTTTACAAGAGGGGATTGGTGATACTATCAGGATTTCTCTGACGCCAAAACCAGGCGAAAGTCGAACTCAAGAGGTTATTGTTGCCCAAGAAATTCTCCAGTCTATGGGCTTACGCTCATTTGTTCCGGTTGTAACCTCATGTCCGGGCTGTGGGCGCACTTCTAGTGATTATTTCCAAAAGCTTGCTGATAAAATCCAAAATTATCTGCGTGAACAGATGCCTATTTGGCGCGAAACCTACCCGGGTGTTGAGACTATGAAGGTTGCAGTTATGGGCTGTGTTGTCAATGGACCTGGAGAATCCAAGCTGGCTAATATAGGTATTAGCTTGCCGGGTAAAGATGAATCTCCTGTAGCACCAGTTTATATTGATGGGCAGAAGGATGTAACCCTAAAAGGTGAGCGGATTGCTGAAGAGTTTCAGGTTTTAGTTGAGAACTATGTTAAAACTCGCTATGGTAAACTTGTTTAG
- the rfaE1 gene encoding D-glycero-beta-D-manno-heptose-7-phosphate kinase produces MFTGNHLNLLQSDLDQKKVLVVGDVMLDRYWFGDVSRISPEAPVPIAKINKIEDRPGGAANVARNIASLGGNVTLLSVVGVDEPSIALEKLLAKENVTTILKQDASINTIVKLRVLARNQQLIRIDFEEKPSHEILSEVLDTYSEIIQNYEVIILSDYGKGGLSHTLKMIEIAKQQNKQVLIDPKGSDYKKYANSTILTPNRSELKDAVGDWQTEEELIQKANALRKNLNLKHLLLTRSEEGMTLFTGDTAHNYPTFAKEVYDVSGAGDTVIATLGLMLANNVDITDAVKIANFAAGIVVGKLGTATVTKNEIVRELQLHLKNQ; encoded by the coding sequence GTGTTCACTGGTAATCATCTAAATTTATTACAATCTGATCTAGATCAGAAAAAAGTACTCGTAGTTGGAGATGTTATGCTAGATCGTTACTGGTTTGGTGATGTTAGTCGCATTTCACCCGAAGCGCCAGTTCCAATTGCTAAAATAAATAAGATCGAAGATCGACCAGGTGGTGCGGCCAATGTAGCGCGTAATATAGCGAGCCTCGGCGGGAATGTTACCCTTTTATCTGTCGTTGGTGTTGATGAGCCGTCTATTGCTCTAGAGAAATTACTGGCAAAAGAAAACGTCACCACGATTCTTAAACAAGATGCGTCAATTAATACCATCGTAAAACTAAGAGTTCTTGCAAGAAACCAGCAGTTAATCCGAATTGATTTTGAAGAAAAACCATCTCACGAAATCTTATCCGAAGTTCTTGATACTTATTCAGAAATTATCCAAAATTATGAGGTTATCATTTTATCCGACTATGGAAAAGGTGGACTAAGCCATACTTTAAAAATGATTGAAATCGCCAAACAGCAAAACAAACAGGTTTTAATAGACCCCAAAGGTAGTGATTATAAAAAATATGCTAATTCTACAATTTTAACCCCCAATAGAAGTGAATTAAAAGATGCAGTTGGCGATTGGCAGACTGAAGAAGAATTAATCCAAAAAGCAAATGCGCTTCGTAAGAATCTAAACTTAAAACACCTATTACTTACTCGCAGTGAGGAGGGGATGACTTTATTTACTGGCGATACTGCACATAACTATCCGACTTTTGCCAAAGAAGTATATGATGTATCTGGTGCTGGTGATACCGTAATTGCAACATTAGGACTTATGCTAGCTAATAATGTTGATATAACTGATGCAGTCAAGATAGCCAATTTTGCTGCTGGAATTGTGGTTGGTAAATTAGGTACGGCAACAGTCACCAAAAATGAAATAGTTCGTGAACTACAATTACATTTAAAAAATCAATAA
- the rlmN gene encoding 23S rRNA (adenine(2503)-C(2))-methyltransferase RlmN yields the protein MKTNLLNFTLPKLEEYFLSIDEKKFRARQVFRWLHIYGAETFAEMTDIAKSLRAKLEEIAVIEVPKLVSEGISSDGTRKWALEVGNGNKIETVFIPEDDRGTLCVSSQVGCALECQFCSTARQGFNRNLTAGEIAGQLWWANKRLGHNPKGEKLITNVVMMGMGEPLANYDNVIDAMKIMLDDNAYNLSKRKLTLSTSGMIPGLDRLGEDCPVSLAISLHASNDEVRDRIIPLNKKYPINELLLACKRYLDKSPKDYVTFEYVMLKDVNDSLEHAIELARLVKGIECKFNLIPFNPFPNSGFESSSMNQIVRFQKVLQNAGYVTTVRKTRGDDIDAACGQLVGKVNDKTKRQEKWKNFIPLQEV from the coding sequence ATGAAGACTAATTTATTAAACTTTACTTTACCAAAACTGGAAGAGTATTTTCTCAGCATTGATGAGAAGAAATTCCGCGCTAGGCAAGTTTTTCGCTGGCTACATATTTATGGTGCAGAAACTTTTGCCGAAATGACTGATATTGCGAAATCTTTGCGGGCAAAGCTTGAGGAGATTGCAGTAATTGAAGTGCCTAAGCTAGTATCAGAGGGTATTTCCTCCGATGGTACTCGAAAATGGGCGCTTGAAGTTGGAAATGGGAATAAGATTGAAACCGTATTTATTCCAGAAGATGATCGCGGGACTTTATGTGTTTCTTCGCAGGTTGGCTGCGCTTTGGAGTGTCAGTTTTGTTCAACTGCTAGGCAAGGATTTAATCGTAACTTGACAGCTGGAGAAATTGCGGGACAGTTATGGTGGGCAAATAAAAGATTAGGGCATAATCCAAAAGGTGAAAAGCTAATTACCAATGTTGTTATGATGGGTATGGGCGAACCATTGGCTAATTATGATAATGTGATTGATGCCATGAAGATTATGCTTGATGATAATGCCTATAATCTGTCAAAACGTAAGCTAACTCTTTCCACTAGTGGTATGATTCCCGGGCTTGATCGTTTGGGGGAAGACTGTCCTGTATCTCTTGCGATAAGCCTGCACGCTTCAAATGATGAGGTTCGTGATAGGATTATTCCTTTGAATAAAAAGTATCCGATTAATGAGCTGCTTTTGGCATGTAAGCGTTATCTTGATAAATCACCCAAAGACTATGTAACTTTTGAGTACGTAATGTTGAAAGATGTTAATGATAGTCTTGAACATGCAATTGAGTTGGCGCGACTGGTAAAAGGTATTGAGTGTAAATTTAATTTAATTCCGTTTAATCCTTTTCCTAATTCAGGGTTTGAATCTTCAAGCATGAATCAAATAGTTCGCTTTCAGAAAGTACTACAGAATGCTGGTTATGTGACAACAGTTAGAAAAACTCGTGGTGACGATATAGATGCAGCTTGTGGGCAGCTAGTTGGTAAAGTAAATGATAAAACCAAACGTCAGGAAAAATGGAAGAATTTTATTCCATTACAAGAGGTTTAA
- the ndk gene encoding nucleoside-diphosphate kinase — MAMERTISIVKPDAVGKNVIGKIYSRFEDAGLKIIAAKMKHLSQKEAEGFYAVHKERPFFKDLVSFMTSGPVMIQVLEGESAVAKNREIMGATNPKEAAAGTIRADFAQSIDENAVHGSDSVENAAIEIAYFFSATEICPRTR; from the coding sequence ATGGCAATGGAACGGACTATTTCAATTGTTAAGCCGGATGCGGTTGGTAAAAATGTTATTGGTAAAATCTACTCCCGTTTTGAAGATGCTGGACTAAAGATAATTGCAGCAAAAATGAAACACCTTTCTCAAAAAGAAGCTGAAGGTTTCTATGCCGTTCACAAAGAACGTCCATTTTTCAAAGATTTGGTTTCATTTATGACTTCAGGTCCAGTAATGATACAAGTACTTGAAGGTGAAAGCGCAGTGGCTAAAAATCGTGAGATTATGGGGGCAACAAATCCTAAAGAAGCCGCAGCTGGTACTATCCGTGCTGATTTTGCGCAATCTATTGATGAAAATGCTGTGCATGGTTCAGATAGTGTTGAGAATGCAGCGATTGAGATAGCCTATTTTTTCTCTGCAACTGAGATTTGCCCACGTACTAGATAA
- a CDS encoding class I SAM-dependent methyltransferase has translation MPKLKTDHKKPIREQKHEIREGQSHELLKELHILTRDGKMNQDSRRKLKQVYHLFQFIEKLLNELKSRKSAITLVDHGAGKSYLGFILYDLYFKNLQDNSQIFGIETRAELVTKTEELATRLGFTGMKFLNLSVADSASSNLLPEKIDIVTALHACNTATDDAIDFALKKQAEYIVLVPCCQAEVAVALRKAKAESLGNPKLYNLWAHPIHTREFGSHLTNVLRCLQLEAHGYKVTATELIGWEHSMKNELIIAEYRGKPKPEAKEQLKQMITDFGLNSLSDRFHCE, from the coding sequence ATGCCAAAATTAAAAACTGACCATAAAAAACCAATTAGGGAACAAAAACATGAAATTCGCGAAGGACAGTCGCACGAACTATTGAAAGAATTACATATTCTTACTCGCGATGGTAAAATGAATCAGGATAGCCGACGTAAATTAAAGCAGGTTTACCACTTATTTCAGTTCATAGAAAAACTACTTAATGAACTAAAATCGCGCAAAAGCGCTATAACCCTTGTTGACCACGGCGCTGGAAAATCATATTTGGGCTTTATCCTATACGATTTATACTTTAAAAACCTTCAAGATAACTCACAGATTTTTGGAATTGAAACACGAGCTGAATTAGTTACAAAAACAGAAGAGCTGGCAACCAGATTAGGTTTCACAGGAATGAAATTTCTTAATCTGTCAGTTGCAGACTCAGCCAGTAGTAACCTCTTACCAGAAAAAATTGATATTGTAACCGCCCTTCATGCTTGCAATACCGCAACTGATGACGCGATTGATTTTGCACTAAAAAAACAGGCAGAATACATAGTGCTAGTCCCTTGCTGCCAAGCAGAAGTTGCAGTAGCTTTACGCAAAGCGAAAGCAGAGTCTCTTGGTAACCCTAAATTATATAATTTATGGGCACATCCAATACATACCCGTGAGTTTGGTAGCCACCTGACCAATGTATTACGCTGCCTGCAACTTGAAGCACATGGCTATAAAGTCACCGCCACTGAACTAATTGGCTGGGAACATTCGATGAAAAATGAATTAATCATTGCTGAATATAGAGGTAAGCCAAAACCAGAAGCTAAAGAGCAATTAAAGCAAATGATTACTGATTTTGGCTTAAACTCGCTATCAGATAGATTTCATTGCGAATAA
- the hisS gene encoding histidine--tRNA ligase yields the protein MGQKITGIKGMNDILPEQSKNWLWIEEELRNWLIKYGYNNIRTPILEDTALFVRSIGEVTDIVEKEMYSFTDSLNGDKLTLRPEGTAGTLRAVLEHSLLYNATQKLWYIGPMFRHERPQKGRYRQFHQLGVEALGFQGPDIDAEIIVMLNDLWHRLGLKNVELHINCLGNAEERLNHRNALIGYFENNQGLLDEEAKRRLHSNPLRILDTKNPNMQDLVTNAPRLIDYLGDQSLAHYNGWKNYLDNMQISYVENPRLVRGLDYYNLSVFEWISSDLGAQSTICGGGRYDPLIVELGGKDNYAIGFAIGIERLLMVLEANNKLPDENVTDIYVVNEGAGTDVAAFKIAHQLRSLGFKVIQNFGGGSFKSQFKKADNSKARVTLVLGENEVKSRQVVLKCMATQKQEVISTDNLSDIIVNYLIK from the coding sequence ATGGGACAAAAGATTACTGGTATAAAAGGAATGAATGACATTCTTCCCGAGCAGTCAAAAAACTGGTTGTGGATTGAGGAAGAGTTGAGAAACTGGCTGATTAAATATGGTTATAATAACATAAGAACTCCAATACTAGAAGATACAGCTCTTTTTGTACGCTCAATTGGTGAAGTAACTGATATAGTTGAAAAAGAAATGTATAGTTTTACTGACTCGCTTAATGGCGATAAGCTAACTCTTAGACCAGAGGGTACGGCAGGTACGTTAAGGGCAGTTTTGGAGCATAGCCTTTTATATAATGCTACACAAAAGCTATGGTACATTGGACCAATGTTTCGTCATGAACGTCCACAAAAAGGTCGTTACCGCCAATTTCATCAGCTTGGTGTAGAGGCTTTGGGCTTTCAGGGACCTGATATTGATGCCGAAATTATAGTAATGCTGAATGACCTTTGGCACAGGTTAGGGTTGAAAAATGTTGAATTACACATTAATTGCCTAGGTAATGCAGAAGAAAGACTAAATCATCGGAATGCACTTATAGGTTACTTTGAAAACAATCAAGGTTTACTTGATGAGGAAGCTAAACGTAGGCTTCATTCAAATCCATTACGTATTTTGGATACCAAAAATCCAAATATGCAGGATTTAGTTACTAATGCACCACGCTTAATAGATTATTTAGGTGATCAGTCGCTAGCACATTATAATGGCTGGAAAAACTATCTTGATAATATGCAGATTTCATATGTAGAAAACCCAAGATTAGTTAGAGGTCTTGATTACTATAATCTTTCAGTTTTTGAATGGATAAGTAGTGATTTGGGGGCTCAGTCAACAATATGTGGTGGCGGACGTTATGATCCCTTAATTGTTGAACTTGGTGGTAAAGATAACTATGCAATTGGATTTGCGATTGGTATTGAGCGTTTATTGATGGTACTTGAAGCAAATAATAAACTGCCAGATGAAAATGTAACTGATATATATGTCGTAAATGAAGGAGCTGGAACTGATGTGGCAGCTTTTAAAATAGCCCATCAGTTAAGAAGCCTTGGGTTTAAGGTCATTCAAAATTTTGGCGGTGGCAGCTTTAAGTCTCAATTTAAAAAGGCGGATAACAGTAAGGCAAGAGTTACACTGGTTCTAGGTGAAAACGAGGTTAAAAGCCGACAAGTTGTGTTAAAATGTATGGCTACACAAAAACAAGAAGTTATTTCGACAGATAATTTGTCAGACATAATCGTTAATTATTTAATTAAATAA
- the bamB gene encoding outer membrane protein assembly factor BamB, which translates to MLKKILLIMTSSLIATGLISCASDNTPQPQPMPKIKNYDTIKQGWVQRNLDNSSAGSFVPVNFDNAIFTADSSGTIYKIDPSDGSIINSFYTREKLSSGVGVAGGSVYATTIDAHLIAVDKGSGKIKWKIRLPTVSLEAPQVGADLVIVKTNDSEVLAYNTSDGSPVWVYQKPAPALTLRVTNTFQVIGNEVVVIGLPGGKLALVNLKTGVPIWENYVAIPEGATDLDKITDIGMRPVLDDKRLYVAAYNGKIACLDAISSNIIWEKKFNTSIGLTYDQQNVYAVSQDGVVYAFDKNTGSQVWKNATMQYRSLSAPAILGVGVLIVDNDGYVHLFNRNDGQETARISTNLYDGVSLPLVRDNGVVFQSANGILELIKNY; encoded by the coding sequence TTGTTAAAGAAAATATTGTTGATTATGACCAGTAGCTTGATTGCTACTGGTTTAATTTCTTGTGCTTCAGATAACACACCACAACCTCAGCCTATGCCAAAGATCAAAAATTATGATACTATAAAGCAGGGGTGGGTACAGCGTAATCTTGATAATAGTTCTGCTGGTAGTTTTGTTCCGGTTAATTTTGATAATGCAATTTTTACTGCAGATAGCAGTGGTACTATCTATAAAATTGATCCTAGTGATGGCAGCATTATTAATAGTTTTTACACTCGGGAAAAGTTATCTAGCGGGGTGGGGGTTGCTGGCGGTTCTGTATATGCAACAACTATAGATGCGCATTTAATCGCTGTTGATAAGGGTAGTGGTAAAATAAAATGGAAAATCAGGTTACCAACGGTTTCACTTGAAGCGCCACAAGTTGGAGCAGATCTGGTAATAGTTAAAACAAATGATTCCGAGGTATTGGCGTATAATACCAGTGATGGTTCACCAGTCTGGGTATATCAAAAACCAGCTCCTGCACTTACTCTTAGAGTAACCAATACGTTTCAGGTGATTGGCAATGAGGTTGTAGTTATTGGTTTACCTGGTGGAAAACTAGCTTTAGTTAACCTCAAAACAGGTGTTCCTATCTGGGAAAACTATGTTGCAATACCTGAAGGAGCAACTGATCTAGATAAAATTACCGATATCGGTATGCGTCCAGTTCTTGATGACAAGCGATTATATGTAGCTGCATATAATGGGAAAATCGCCTGTTTGGATGCGATTTCAAGTAATATCATCTGGGAAAAAAAATTTAATACTTCTATTGGACTTACTTACGATCAACAAAATGTGTATGCTGTATCACAAGATGGTGTTGTTTATGCTTTTGATAAAAATACTGGCTCACAGGTTTGGAAAAATGCGACTATGCAGTATCGTAGTTTGAGTGCGCCAGCTATTCTTGGTGTAGGCGTACTGATTGTAGATAATGATGGATATGTGCATTTGTTTAATCGTAATGATGGACAAGAAACAGCTAGGATTTCAACTAACTTATATGATGGAGTTTCTTTACCATTAGTGCGCGATAATGGTGTAGTATTTCAATCGGCTAATGGGATTTTAGAACTTATAAAAAATTATTAA
- the pilW gene encoding type IV pilus biogenesis/stability protein PilW has protein sequence MKQLLPVFLLSMALFLAACVTSTINSDGTVQKQTVDKVKLSETYVDLAIEYQQRGAPQVALDRINLAIQANPDSPKAYMIRAMIYQNLNQIKDAEKDFKKAIRLDNGYSEAYVNYAVFLCDQKRFDEAIKNFDTALGNPLYFTPEVAYYSKGVCYYKNNQLESANADYLRALTYRNPPQNTYVALARLQLDKKNYTLAKYYINKFSGSQTPDIMWLHIQILQSLLDTTNNPRERKEYTSYRDTIGKLLVTNYGDSNAAQQYILKYGGANQPSKDIASKDPAPANSSKSIIIEPKTSGSTSVAKDTVQVQSKSAEALRRKYIVVEAGDTLYSISRKSGVSISEIKKINSMSSDKVEIGSKIYLN, from the coding sequence GTGAAACAGTTGCTGCCAGTTTTTTTGCTGTCGATGGCGCTATTTCTTGCTGCCTGCGTTACTAGTACTATTAATAGTGATGGTACAGTGCAGAAGCAGACTGTGGATAAGGTTAAGCTGTCAGAGACATATGTTGATTTGGCAATTGAATATCAGCAGCGTGGTGCGCCACAGGTAGCATTGGATAGAATAAATCTTGCGATTCAGGCAAATCCGGATAGCCCCAAGGCTTATATGATACGGGCTATGATTTATCAGAATTTGAATCAAATTAAGGATGCTGAAAAAGATTTTAAAAAAGCAATCAGATTAGACAATGGCTATTCTGAAGCATATGTAAATTATGCGGTGTTTTTATGTGATCAGAAAAGATTTGATGAGGCGATAAAAAATTTCGATACTGCACTTGGAAATCCTTTATATTTTACGCCTGAGGTTGCTTATTACAGTAAAGGTGTCTGTTATTATAAAAACAATCAACTTGAGTCGGCAAATGCTGATTATTTAAGAGCATTAACCTACCGTAATCCACCACAAAACACTTATGTCGCATTAGCAAGGCTTCAGCTAGATAAAAAAAATTACACGTTGGCGAAGTATTATATAAATAAATTTAGTGGTTCACAAACTCCGGATATCATGTGGTTACACATTCAGATACTGCAATCTCTATTGGATACAACAAATAATCCTCGTGAGCGTAAGGAGTACACCAGTTATCGTGATACAATAGGTAAATTATTGGTTACTAATTATGGCGATAGTAATGCAGCTCAACAGTATATTCTAAAATATGGTGGAGCAAATCAACCCTCTAAAGATATTGCGTCTAAAGATCCTGCTCCTGCAAATAGTTCGAAGAGTATTATTATCGAGCCAAAAACTTCAGGTTCTACTTCGGTAGCTAAAGACACCGTGCAGGTACAGTCTAAATCTGCTGAAGCCTTACGACGAAAATATATTGTTGTAGAAGCAGGGGACACTTTATATAGTATTTCCCGCAAAAGCGGAGTTTCTATTAGTGAAATCAAGAAAATTAATAGTATGAGTAGTGATAAAGTAGAAATTGGGTCAAAAATTTATCTAAATTGA